GCTCTTGCTCTGCGGCCAGGACGTCGGCATCGCAGCGGTCGCCGAGACCTACATTCTTGCCTCCCTGCcggacctcctcctccaggcgTTCCTGCACCCCGTCCGCATCTATCTCCGGTCGCAGTCCATCAACCTGCCGCTCACCGTCTGCGCCGCGCTCGCCATTGCACTCCACCTGCCCATCAACTACCTGCTCGTCTCCGTCCTCGGACACGGCATCAGGGGGGTGGCAGTGGCATCCGTGCTGGCCAATCTAAactttctcctcttcctccttggcTACGTATTGTACAAGGGAGTGCACAAGCGCACCGGCGGCTTTGCGTTCTCGGCCGAGAGCTTCCGTGGCTGGGGAGAGCTCGTAAGACTCGCCGTGCCGAGCTGCGTCAGCGTCTGCCTCGAGTGGTGGTGGTACGAGATCATGATCCTCCTGTGCGGCCTGCTCGCCAACCCACAGTCCACTGTGGCCTCCATGGGAATCTTGATTCAGACGACGTCACTCATCTACATCTTCCCTTCCTCGCTTGGCTTCGGCGTGTCCACTCGCGTCAGCAACGAACTCGGCGCAAACCGTGCCGTGCGCGCGGGCCGTGCCGCCACGGTGGGTCTCATGCTCGGGTTTGCGTTCGGCGCCGTGGCGTCGGCGTTCGCGTACCTGGTGCGGGGCTCGTGGGCTACCATGTTCACGGCGGACCCGGCCATCATCGCGCTCACCGCGTCCGTCCTGCCGATCCTGGGAGCATGCGAGCTCGGTAACTGTCCGCAGACGGCGGGGTGCGGCGTGCTGCGGGGCAGCGCGCGGCCCAAGGACGCCGCCAGCATCAACCTCCGGTCGTTCTACCTCGTCGGCACGCCGGTGGCGCTCGTCCTCGCGTTCTGGTACCACTACGACTTCCAGGGCCTGTGGCTCGGCCTCCTCGCGGCGCAGGCGGCCTGCATGGTGCGCATGCTGCTGGTGATCGGGCGGACGGATTGGGCTGCGGAGGCCAAGCGGGCGCAGCAGCTCACCGGAGCAGGCGTGGTAACGGTGGCAGTGGACACAAAACCGAGCAGCGGCGAAGGCATTCACGTCGTCAGAatcgcggccggcggcggcgatgaGAACTCCGGGCTGCTTGTCGATGTTGTGGTCGAGCAACCAAACGATCAGCGCTGACAGCTACGGCCTACTTACGATTTCGGACAActcttttttttccttcacaGTTTTGGCGGGAGAGGAATCAGAGGCTGACAGAGCGACAATTTGTATTACCCATTGGTAATCTGTATAGATAATTTTTAATCTTCTGATAGTATCGGTGTAGTATTCCAGAAGTCGAGAGGATTCGGTTGGGAtgttcaaagttatcttttcttggACAAAGTTAGCATCTGCAGTTGCAGTTGCAGCAACCCCATGATTTGAATCGCTGACGAACGACAACAAACAATGTGCCGTTTAACTTTAATTAATGCAATCGTGTATGACTTCCAGCAAATACTCCATAAGTTCAAATGAGACAAATTACCATTAACGAGTTACACGCGTTGGGAACTAGAATTCCGAGTCAAGCAACGGGCGCCCATATCCCCTCTTCTTATCTTCAAAAGTGTGGTTTGAACGGAAGAAACAGAACAGCGCGTTGAAGAAGCTTGCAGTTGAAAAAAATACCTTTCAAGCATTTCCCGTTCCTCCAAAAAAATAATCTAGCAACGGGCAGAAGATTTGTATTTTCACTAAGGTAATTGGTCAGTTTATAAGAACAAATATAATAAGATCATGTAAGTGGGCTATAAAgatttaaataatatatttttgttgAATTAAAGGAGATAATGGGAAGGAAAAAGATATCTAAATGGTAACGTCAACACATGTGGCATGAGGCAAGATGATCCACACATCTCTGTAATCATTCATCTTGCCATATCAAACATATTAACATCAGcgatttttttttgattttttagacttaaaaatattttattttttaaataaaaaattcAATTAAAAATCCGTTTTCATCTCTAAATCCGTCTCAACGATATCTTTAAAACTAGACCCCATATTAATATGTTTTGATTACTTTTTTGGGGGGCTACAAGTTGCCATATGTTTACAGTGTAGTTGTCATAGAGTTTACAATAAAGTTGCCACGACATGTTTCATCTAgttttttcttctagatttaaaaCTATCATTGTATTCCAACTACTTTTCATGGTAGTTTTTATTAATTGGCCATGAAAATTTTTAGTAATGAACCACGTCAAATTTAACACATAGATCATGGCAACTTTAGGTAATTCATCATGGCAAATAGAGCTTATAGATCGTGGCACTTTGAGTATTTTGACCATGACAATACTAGTATTATGAACATGGAAAACATTTTTTGTATGAACCATGAAAAATTTTAGTGCATGTATCACGAAAAATTTAAGTAATTAATCATGGCAATTTCAGTTTATGGTTCATGACAAATTTGAGCGAGTAAccatgcatttttaaaataactcatGACATATTTATTTTTTACTTATGAACGATTtcaaaattatttcatggatcatgatttttttagtaattcatcatggcaaGTTTATTTGTTAATTTTCTTTTTTATAACATGTCAAAGTTTATTTTAAACATAAAAAAGTAGTTGAAATATATCATGGCAACTTCACTGTAATCGTGATGGCAATTTATATGCAATAGACATGACAACTTTTAACCCAAAAAAGTAACATAtcaatatgagatctagtttcgaagatctcgtcgcgacAGATTTAATGGTGAAAATAGTTTTCCAGTGTGATTTTTTATTTAatagataaaatattttgaaaaactaAAATGAGAAAAGATTCATGTTGACATCATTAATTTCGTTACTTGAGCATGAATGTGGTGACGAGGCATAACCTATGACCATTGAGTGTGTGGGTTGTTCTTGCTCCTACCACATGTGTAAGCGTTATCGTGACCCAAAAGATAAACAGGTAGTATATTAACATTTTGCTACAACAAACGGTCCTAGAGACTTCATAAAAATGTAAGGTAAGTCATAGTAGTTTGTACTTATAGCTAACAATTCTCTGTGATGATTGTAAGGTTGACTATAGATGGTATGGCAATAACAGATTGCGAGCAaccggctatactattaaccatcacTACTAGGAAGAAGTCTATAGATGAAGAGTTAGCACTAGTGGGGTTTAGGAAAACTGGCTActcctacttagcagtagcgaggGGCAATAAACCTTTCTACTCATCCACAGTTATCAGTAGCGCGCGAAAATAAAACGCGTTGCTGCTAAGTGGTCCCCCCTAATTCACATGGGCTAGACATAATGGCAACGTTGGTGTGAGGCGAGAGCTACTGCTAAGGCGTTAACAGTAGCTCGAGATGACCTACGTACGAGTGCTGCTACTGCAACTAGCCCGGGTCGAGCTCATCGGCCCAACTTAGCAGCAACACTGGTTACTGCCTCACGATACATCTAGGTGGGCTAGTAGCAATGTGGGTAGGTAACCCGCGATACTACTAATTCCATCAAAACCTCTctatattggggaacgtcgcatgggaaacaaaaattttcctacgcgcacgaaaacctatcatggtgatgttcatctccgagggggatttcagatctacgtacccttgtagatcgcacagcagaagcgttaataaacgtggttgatgtaggggaacgtcctcacgtccctcgatccgccccgcgaaccgttccacgaaccgtcccgcgatccgtcccacgatccgctccgatctagtgccgaacggacgacacctccgcgttcagcacacgtacaactcgacgatgatctcggccttcttgatccagcaagagagacggagaggtagatgagttctccggcagcgatacggcactccggaggttggtggtgatctaatctcagcaggactccgcccgagctccgtagaaacacgatctagaggaaaaaccgtggaggtatgtgctcgggctgtcgtggaaaagttgtgacaaatcagccctaaaacctccgtgtatataagggggaggggaggggccttgccttggggctcaaggagccccaaggggttcggccgatgggggggggaggaggaggagtcctcctccaatcctagtccaactaggattggaaggtggagtccttcccacttcccctttttttctcctttgattttctatctccgtgcgcaggggcctctctcggcttgcccactagcccactaagggctggtgcggcacccctaaggcctatgggcttccccggggtgggctgcccccccggtgaacatccgaaacccattcgccattcccggtacattcccggtaattccgaaaaccttccggtaatcaaatgaggtcatcctatatatcaatcttcgtctctggaccattccggaaaccctcgtgacgtccgtgatctcatccgggactccgaacaacattcggtaaccaaccatataactcaaatacgcataaaacaacgtcgaaccttaagtgtgcagaccctgcgggttcgagaactatgtagacatgacccgagggactcctcgatcaatatgcaatagcgggacctggatgcccatattggatcctacatattctacgaagatcttatcgtttgaacctcagtgccaaggattcatataatcccgtatgtcattccctttgtccttcggtatgctacttgcccgagattcgatcgtcggtatccgcatacctatttcaatctcgtttaccggcaagtctcttttctcgttccgtaatacaagatcccgcaacttacactaagtcacattgcttgcaaggcttgtgtgtgatgttgtattaccgagtgggccccgagatacctctccgtcacacggagtgacaaatcccagtcttgatccatactacctcaacggacaccttcggagatacctgtagagcatctttatagccacccagttacgttgtgacgtttgatacacacaaagtattccttcggtgtaagtgagttatatgatctcatggtcataggaataaatacttgacacgcagaaaacagtagcaacaaaatgacacgatcaacatgctacgtctattagtttgggtctagtccattacatgattctcccaatgatgtgatctagttatcaagtaacaacaccttgtacatagtcagaagaccctgactatccttgatcaactggctagccaactagaggcttgctagggacagtgttttgtctatgtatccacacatgtatctaagtcttcattcaacacaatgatagcatggataataaacgattatcttgacacaggaattataataataacttatttatcattgcctctagggcataattccaacagtctcccacttgcactagagtctataatctagccctcacatcaccatgtgaattacattgtaataaatctaacacccatataattctggtgttgatcatgctttgcccgtggaagagctttagtcagcgggtctgctacattcagatccgtgtgcactttgcatatatttacgtcctacccttctacgtagtcgcggatgaggttgaagcgttgtttgatgtgtctggtcttcttgtgaaaccgtggttcctttgctaaggcaatggcacccgtgttgtcacagaacaaggttattggattcagtgtgctaggcaccactccaagatccgtcatgaactgcttcatccagacaccctccttagccgcctccgaggcagccatgtagtccgcttcacatgtagaatcagctacgacgctttgcttggaactgcaccagcttaccgcacccccattaaaaataaatacgtatccggtatgCGACTTAGattcgtctggatctgtgtcaaagcttgcatcgacgtaaccttttacggcgagctcttcgtcacctccatacatgagaaacatctccttagtccttttcaggtacttcaggatattcttgaccgccgtccagtgatccactcctggattactctagaacctgcctgccatacttatggccaggctaacatccggtctagtgcacaacaatgcatacatgatagaacctatggctgaagcataggggacggtgctcatatgctctctatctttttcagttgctgggcactgagtcttactcaatctcgtaccttgtaaaactggcaagaaccccttcttggactgttccattttgaacctcttcaaaactttatcaaggtatgtactttgtgaaagtcctatcaggcgtttcgatctatccctatagatcttaatgtaggggaacgtcgcatgggaaacaaaaaatttcctacgcgcacgaagacctatcatggtgatgtccatctacgagaggggatttccaatctacgtacccttgtagatcgcacagcagaagcgttaagaaacgcggttgatgtagtggaacgtcctcacgtccctcgatccgccccgcgaaccgtcccatgaaccgtcccgctatccgtcccacgatccgctccgatctagtgccgaacggacggcacctccgtgttcagcacacgtacaactcgacgatgatctcggccttcttgatccagcaagagagacggagaggtagatgagttctccggcaacgtgacggcgctccggaggttggtggtcatCTAATCttaggagggctccgcccgagctccgcaggaacgcgatctagaggaaaaaccatggaggtatgtggtcgggctgccgtggaaaaagttgtctcaaatcagccctaatagctccatatatataggaggaggggaggggaggcttgccttgaggctcaaggagccccaagggctgctgaCGGGGATAtaaccctagggtagggtcataggtctgaccaatacgtcctacccaagggcacctcattcttAGTttaaaggactacaagggaaattcctactggatcgtgacaacatctaatccactcggtacggatccactcagacaagtacattccatccactcggatgacagtcatccactcggccgtatgactcactcggtcatgaaaataccaacagtcggcaagacatctgtagtgggttgacattatggcatcaatgccccatcttgtaacataagagatgaggaggtggcgcactctatataagccaccccctccacataacTAGGGgctatcttcttctcctccttcgggctGATTCTTTCCctagagctctggctctctctctataccatgtaactcatgtccatgacagataaaacaaagcctctccggagaacgagacatagggttgttatcttcactgtgagaggcctgaactcgctaaaaccaccgtgtcacccatgtgcatcttgatagatcatgctccgttatcttaccccctttctattgtcggaatcgttaccacgacatttggcgcccaccttggggcatcgcatctatcgagccatgatgcaaaTGGTATTTTCTTCAATCTTGACTAACCCAAGCTGTTCTCGAATGATCTCCCggagatcaaacaatcatcatcgAATATTAGACTATGGGAGTCCCGGCCATCACCCAATCTACGGATGAATAAATGCTAAGTATCAGGGAGTTCCTCTtctcatcttgtcttttttacaaTCAAACAATGATTTAATGCCGGTTTGCTTTTCTTTTGTATGCATACGGGTTCATAAAAAATGGATTGCCTTCCTTTGTTCTAGTTGGTAGCCGGATGAAGAAGCGCCGACGCGCGCCCGTCATCATCCTCGGCCTCATATATGCTGTCGTCGCCAAGCGCCCACACACGGGCGACCGTTAAAGCGAGCTGGTTCCTCGGCCCAGCTCCGCGGACGTTGAGGCACGACTCTGACCTGCGTGCAGCTCTGGCTCCCCGAACAGAAACATGACCACCAGAGCTCGTGGCGGTCTCGCCGTTGGCTGCGCCGGCCCGCAACTCCCACGCAGGGCACCTCCTCCGGCGTCTTCCTCAAATCCCGATGTTGTTCGGGATCGAGGGAAATGACCTCGCAGTCGCTCGAGCTATGCACTGGACGCACACGAGCACAGCCCACCGGTGCTCCCACGTTGCTGGTCAATTTTGTCTAACATCCATTTTATTGATTCACCGCATGCAGGAAAAGTAACGAAAGGAAGGACGTGGGCCTCATAACTCTTCCGAGGAGTTAATTGACCGCCTCATTAAGTGGTCGATTAGTGGGTTTTCCAGCGTTAGTTTCCTAATAATGGCGGCCAAAGCGCGTGTTTTCACTACTTGCGCTATTTCTGCATCAATTAGtggttgcatgcatgcatgtgtgcaTGGCTAACCATGCATAACCACTCCGCATTTAATCGAGCCTTTACATGAAAAATTGGCAGGTTCATTGGATGGATTTTTTCAAGGAAAGCAGGTAAGACATAGCACGGGGGAATCCATTCGGACACGTCGTCATCCCTCGGTTGCTCCGCGCGCCATCACTCTGCTGAACGCTCCATCATCACATGGCGAGACGCTCCTTCGTCGCTCGGTCGCTCCGCGCGTTGCCACTCaactggacgctccttcgtcactcgacagctccgcgcatcgccactcgactggacgctccttcgtcactcggtcgcTCCGCGCACCGTCACTCGAccggacgctccttcgtcactcgaccgccccgcgcgccgtcactcggctaaacgctccatcgtcactcggtcgccccgcgcgccgtcactctgctagacgcgtcgtcatcactcggcagctccacgCATCGCCACTGGGCAAGACACGCCATCGTCACACGGCCGTCCCGCGCTCCGTCACTCTGCTGAACGCTCCATCATCGCTCGGTCACCTCGCGCGCCTTCACTCtgctggacgcgtcgtcatcactcggcagctccgcgcatcgccgCTCGGCGAGACACGTCATCGTCACTCTgttggacgcgtcgtcatcacccgGCAACTCCGCACGTCGCCACTCGACGAGACAGGTCTTCGTCACTTGGTCGCCCCATGCATCGCCACTCAGTCGGAtgtgtctacttcgctcgaccgcccgCGCGACGTCAGACAGCTAAGTCATTCTTCACAtactgcattaaattaaatagttaTTTCCGCATTACCGAATGTAAGTAAGTCACACATGACATTTACTCGGAGCCCACACCaccgagtgtacctctgcacttgATTGGTTATTTTCATGTCGGAACGCTTCACTCCGCTTTATTTGGATCCAgaactcaaacgagttcagtccGATCCTCCACCCttttaaactcttgcttgttccgaacgaGCAAGCACCTgacacacccagtgggtgtctatg
This genomic stretch from Hordeum vulgare subsp. vulgare chromosome 6H, MorexV3_pseudomolecules_assembly, whole genome shotgun sequence harbors:
- the LOC123403935 gene encoding protein DETOXIFICATION 49-like; the protein is MSSCSNATVTVSCRHGEDAGDGITASLLPIAEVVVPVEEPPPVLTCKPPGRLAIAVKEAWSVSLSLTFLMLPSMSAAAAGEEARSILGLAMPMILTGLLLYLRSMISMLFLGRLGGLALAGGSLAIGFANITGYSVLSGLAMGMEPICGQAFGAGHYELLGVTMQRTVLLLVAAAVPIGGLWMHMRPLLLLCGQDVGIAAVAETYILASLPDLLLQAFLHPVRIYLRSQSINLPLTVCAALAIALHLPINYLLVSVLGHGIRGVAVASVLANLNFLLFLLGYVLYKGVHKRTGGFAFSAESFRGWGELVRLAVPSCVSVCLEWWWYEIMILLCGLLANPQSTVASMGILIQTTSLIYIFPSSLGFGVSTRVSNELGANRAVRAGRAATVGLMLGFAFGAVASAFAYLVRGSWATMFTADPAIIALTASVLPILGACELGNCPQTAGCGVLRGSARPKDAASINLRSFYLVGTPVALVLAFWYHYDFQGLWLGLLAAQAACMVRMLLVIGRTDWAAEAKRAQQLTGAGVVTVAVDTKPSSGEGIHVVRIAAGGGDENSGLLVDVVVEQPNDQR